A genomic segment from Vigna radiata var. radiata cultivar VC1973A unplaced genomic scaffold, Vradiata_ver6 scaffold_1287, whole genome shotgun sequence encodes:
- the LOC106780746 gene encoding uncharacterized protein LOC106780746 has product HQHEHEEDADVPEAHGTPPRPSAGTSQGSGDGAPSLPPDSPPLHVNPSTTQSRRRDCCPYCSVPVTNFLRHLRRKHMGEPAVRRLFAIAYPDDPKRQRRERAIIGETIRSRGNFEHNVSLRSTDADFFPARRGADSVGARSMPNFKVCENCRRWYRRRTFRRHVSRCLRLQPERREDELPTMERRPSQAGSTRQVPRGLVVHAGHVNSARRLEETLAPHLRPGPVTEAGLRDHVIVGMVDRFYEGHRQPHHRPAVSRRLRDAAALLLACRRADPGIRTMSDCLRPGAFPTVLEAARQMSGYDVDSGDVRVVGMPARLRCVLRECLSFRHAEVLQSRHVSEAERERVRTETGDYQILLSASWRDLLMTNARRAQAVRRIDNPPPLPDEEDVAAVLAAARNEEEVYSYALRLQPSVCDFDRLCRALIASLTVFNRRRAGEVARARLAQFRNRPDPDDIPPEALERLPHAERESIQRYRVFYVHGKRGRRVPVLLTARNVESIELLVRCRYTLGIVTEPSDGELLFPRNGQPGVPYDAARILRDLRSRLPLIRPTALTTLQLRQQLGTLTSIVGSEALTQQ; this is encoded by the coding sequence GCACCAGCATGAGCACGAAGAGGACGCCGACGTCCCCGAGGCCCACGGAACCCCTCCACGTCCATCGGCGGGGACCAGCCAAGGGTCCGGTGACGGAGCGCCTTCGCTGCCTCCCGATTCTCCTCCGCTCCATGTGAATCCATCAACGACTCAATCGCGTCGCCGAGACTGCTGCCCCTACTGCAGCGTCCCGGTTACGAATTTCCTTCGGCACCTCCGGCGGAAGCACATGGGAGAACCCGCCGTGAGGAGGCTATTCGCGATCGCGTACCCCGATGACCCGAAGCGGCAACGCCGAGAGAGGGCCATCATTGGGGAAACCATCAGATCCCGTGGCAACTTCGAACACAACGTCTCCCTCAGGAGCACGGACGCCGATTTCTTCCCGGCGCGGCGGGGCGCCGACTCGGTAGGCGCCCGATCCATGCCAAATTTTAAGGTATGTGAAAATTGCCGCCGATGGTATCGACGCCGCACGTTTCGACGCCACGTCAGCCGATGCCTGCGCCTGCAACCCGAAAGGAGGGAAGACGAGCTGCCGACGATGGAGCGACGGCCGAGTCAGGCCGGCTCGACGCGCCAAGTGCCGCGGGGACTCGTAGTCCACGCAGGTCACGTGAACAGCGCTAGGAGGCTGGAGGAAACCCTGGCGCCGCACTTGCGCCCCGGTCCCGTAACCGAAGCCGGCCTAAGGGACCATGTCATCGTGGGGATGGTGGATCGCTTCTACGAGGGACACCGCCAGCCTCACCATCGGCCCGCCGTCTCCCGCAGGCTGCGAGATGCCGCCGCACTGCTATTAGCGTGCCGCCGCGCCGACCCCGGCATCCGGACCATGTCGGACTGCCTCCGGCCCGGCGCATTCCCGACCGTCCTCGAGGCCGCCCGCCAAATGTCGGGTTACGACGTGGACTCCGGGGACGTCAGGGTGGTCGGCATGCCCGCCCGCTTGAGATGCGTACTTCGCGAATGCCTCTCCTTCCGTCATGCGGAGGTCCTCCAGAGTCGCCACGTCTCCGAGGCGGAACGCGAGCGTGTCCGCACGGAGACTGGCGACTACCAGATCCTGTTGTCAGCCTCCTGGAGGGACCTATTGATGACCAACGCCAGACGAGCTCAAGCGGTGCGGCGCATCGACAACCCGCCCCCGTTGCCCGACGAAGAAGACGTCGCCGCAGTGTTAGCCGCCGCTCGGAATGAGGAGGAGGTGTACTCCTACGCTCTCCGCCTCCAGCCGAGCGTGTGCGATTTCGACCGGCTCTGCCGAGCCCTTATCGCTAGTCTCACGGTTTTCAACCGTCGCAGGGCCGGCGAGGTCGCACGCGCTCGGCTGGCGCAGTTTAGAAACCGACCTGACCCGGACGATATTCCGCCGGAGGCGTTGGAGCGCCTCCCTCATGCCGAGCGGGAGAGCATACAGAGATACCGCGTCTTCTACGTGCACGGGAAACGGGGGCGGCGCGTGCCCGTCCTCCTGACGGCCCGTAACGTCGAGAGCATTGAGCTCCTCGTCCGATGTAGGTACACCCTCGGGATCGTCACCGAGCCGTCGGACGGGGAGCTCTTATTCCCGCGGAACGGGCAGCCCGGCGTCCCGTACGACG